In one window of Mytilus galloprovincialis chromosome 6, xbMytGall1.hap1.1, whole genome shotgun sequence DNA:
- the LOC143081051 gene encoding putative G-protein coupled receptor 139 → MFIHDYETILMIYSEYRAKKWIITYIPPILLFIGTFGNIFSFVILRKSMMRVSTYFYLAVLALADLVVLYLGLLRLWTGEITGVDIRNKNNWICKITIFLTYTISDFSVWLIVAVTVERYIAVCHPLKASILCSVQRARMVTVSVFLILIATNSHFLWTVHVSDKSYLNESARCEAVPKHAFLLNQVWPWVDTVLYSFAPYILLFNLNFWIIKQVLSAKKCRTQLQHCTSGRNNHLQKRLPSEGCIKLTIMLLAVSFSFIVTTFPVNIYLILESLWKKESGLRLLARQALISTIAELLMYVNHCINFYLYCATGKKFRNHIEKLLCKFKKYRRSHSGYSMSNHHVTRVSFSTDCIFDAKSFGTTVPAANV, encoded by the exons ATGTTCATTCATGACTATGAAACCATATTAATGATTTATAGTGAATACAGAGCTAAGAAATGGATTATCACATACATTCCACCCATTTTACTATTTATTGGAacttttggaaatattttttctttcgtGATTCTTCGGAAATCTATGATGAGAGTTTCTACATATTTTTATCTAGCGGTGTTAGCTTTGGCAGATTTAGTAGTCTTATACCTTGGTCTTTTACGGCTTTGGACAGGGGAAATAACCGGAGTAGacataaggaataaaaataactGGATTTGTAAAATTACAATTTTCCTAACTTATACAATCAGCGATTTTTCCGTGTGGCTCATTGTCGCTGTAACTGTTGAACGATATATAGCGGTATGTCATCCGCTGAAAGCTTCAATTTTATGCAGCGTCCAGCGAGCGAGAATGGTGACCGTGTCAGTTTTTCTGATTCTTATTGCAACCAATTCACACTTCCTTTGGACCGTTCACGTGTCGGATAAATCATATCTAAATGAATCAGCTCGGTGTGAAGCTGTACCGAAACATGCATTTTTATTGAACCAAGTCTGGCCTTGGGTAGATACTGTTCTTTATTCCTTTGCACCCTATATCTTActgtttaatttgaatttttggATTATAAAACAGGTGCTCTCTGCTAAAAAGTGTCGAACTCAGTTACAACACTGCACATCAGGCAGAAACAATCATTTACAGAAACGTTTACCGAGTGAAGGCTGCATCAAATTAACAATTATGTTATTAGCAGTCtctttttcatttattgtaactACCTTTCCTGTGAATATTTATCTCATTTTAGAATCATTGTGGAAAAAAGAATCTGGACTTCGGCTTCTCGCCAGACAAGCATTGATATCAACGATTGCCGAACTTTTAATGTATGTTAATCACTGTATAAACTTTTATCTGTATTGTGCAACAGGGAAAAAGTTTCGAAATCATATTGAAAAACTCCTTTGTAAGTTCAAAAAGTACCGGCGATCCCATTCCGGATATAGTATGAGTAATCACCATGTGACACGAGTTAGTTTTAGTACAG ACTGTATATTTGATGCTAAGTCATTTGGTACAACTGTTCCTGCAGCAAATGTTTGA